Proteins from a genomic interval of Xiphophorus maculatus strain JP 163 A chromosome 7, X_maculatus-5.0-male, whole genome shotgun sequence:
- the LOC102224205 gene encoding leucine-rich repeat flightless-interacting protein 1-like isoform X15, translating to MGTQGTGRKRSTNKERSTAEDDALNLIAREAEARLAAKRAARAEAREIRMKELERQQKEVEDRDFDKGPRAASALTAATFASVGGTSSRRGSGETALTVDADGSIREIKEIHELKDQIQDVETKYQQNLKEAKEALAEVEEKYRKAMVSNAQLDNEKNNLMYQVDTLKDSLMELEELLSESRRQYDDKLKEFERQKHNHSVLQFQFDELKETLKQSEELLNEIRQLRLKQDGYVREISDLQETVEWKDKKIGALERQKEYSDAIRLERDELREEAVKLKDILKKHGIVLGPDLNINGDAGPSEVDGSAGAEPRPAQETQPAAAEGNGVLGSTKELRACREEDVAPEQQEETLEDVKENHLSCDELAPEAQTCFPSEETHLHGQITADPIDRPDPKAKAVIVLSQDLQQIQTSGEMETSEVDSISHPGLTQTQSTGTEAAGGDLSGGQESKQEVVTTEPLGKQAVPVGLNSEPQQEPEEAENDEAEETASTSQAQVSTASGKKKKRKKKGKKKGGPQENKDQQKAGTEKQNEKTSKDSVVQNNGLTAEQDTSGSTAKPQDNQEPEKVEHLEPSENVCTKENLQEPNTDPGSEGHNQEKTTEGADGLGSTQEPRLGVEMVDDTQNQECEDPEKPNEGSAVESLKESEITGSDQEGNLVTCKSKDDPDLSEDIPARENASGLQQSTTDHVSGDEGKTGNTEMLEQSDTVGSSEISCHIRTRAELSEDEQNKETSPTAKETAEPPEGFLQDKPLEESDPESKMVEGDARETNLPSNKGIEGPNKHLPSCDDTGTTPAFQEPDNDHVSGNQEEETLTFKMLEEADAVESPETPDEELVQVLQNQEETSGPEKHESVLQTTETSQAETIKGPNESETAEDVKEMESETGSDREANLLTSGKSEDPVESFPPDSSSPEDQNVRTKSESVDGDEKMINNPESIVELAGEEHDGVPESRTGSEINEETSASSANNDARDPPETSSTSKSPKPSMTEPEEAAEPDDGEPSETSEEICRDDEELNGGRGEPEDPPLHMKDEVELADLTKAETGDTGSPPKEEQKEATAERPEPEDCPNTEEVKTSQGLLAEQVKESMEEPEGDDSPPYVQLDRDEDDGEEDEGQSFDFDDLDVEAAVESSLPNKLEQEDVEEGTEVNGKSPELCQSNAETKTEDGEEKVSEDDNSKIDQPSTQNDLPCGDNTPEKVENVPENIEQKTSSTVEDGLDATDVASDPQKTPEQTDGAKEAPQVGKDPKKKKGKGKSKEDCKMS from the exons GTGGAGGACAGAGACTTTGACAAG GGACCTCGAGCCGCTTCGGCCCTCACGGCGGCGACCTTCGCCTCGGTGGGCGGGACTTCCTCCCGGCGAGGCAGCGGGGAGACGGCGCTGACGGTGGACGCCGACGGCTCCATCCGGGAAATCAAG GAGATCCATGAGCTGAAAGATCAGATCCAGGATGTGGAAACAAAGTACCAGCAGAACCTGAAGGAAGCGAAG GAGGCGCTGGCGGAGGTGGAGGAGAAGTACCGTAAGGCCATGGTGTCCAACGCCCAGCTGGACAACGAGAAGAACAACCTGATGTACCAGGTGGACACGCTCAAAGACTCGCTgatggagctggaggagctgctgtccGAGTCGCGCCGCCAATACGACGACAAGCTGAAG GAGTTTGAGCGGCAGAAACACAACCACAGCGTTCTGCAGTTCCAGTTCGACGAGCTGAAGGAGACATTGAAGCAAAGCGAAGAGCTGCTGAAC GAAATCCGCCAGCTGCGGCTGAAGCAGGACGGTTACGTTAGAGAAATATCCGACCTCCAGGAGACGGTGGAGTGGAAGGATAAAAAGATCGGG GCGCTGGAGCGGCAGAAAGAATACTCGGACGCCATCCGCTTGGAGCGGGATGAGCTCAGGGAGGAGGCGGTGAAGCTGAAGGATATTCTGAAG AAACACGGGATAGTGCTGGGACCGGACCTGAACATCAACGGAGACGCCGGGCCGTCGGAGGTGGACGGGTCAGCTGGAGCGGAGCCGCGGCCGGCCCAGGAGACCCAGCCGGCTGCCGCTGAAGGAAACGGCGTCCTCG GCAGCACAAAGGAGTTGAGGGCTTGCAGAGAGGAAGACGTGGCTCCAGAGCAGCAAGAAGAAACACTGGAGGACGTCAAAGAGAATCACTTGAGCTGCGATGAACTGGCTCCAGAAGCCCAGACCTGCTTTCCCTCTGAGGAAACTCACCTCCACGGTCAAATAACTGCAGATCCGATTGATCGTCCAGATCCTAAAGCAAAAGCCGTAATCGTTCTCAGCCAAGATCTTCAGCAGATTCAGACATCTGGAGAAATGGAAACATCTGAGGTTGATTCCATCAGTCATCCAGGTTTAACCCAAACCCAAAGTACCGGCACTGAAGCAGCTGGCGGTGACCTTTCAGGAGGTCAAGAAagtaaacaggaagttgttACGACAGAACCTTTAGGGAAACAAGCTGTTCCAGTTGGACTGAACTCAGAACCTCAACAAGAGCCTGAGGAGGCAGAAAACGACGAGGCTGAGGAAACGGCGAGTACGTCCCAGGCTCAGGTCTCCACCGCGtcagggaagaagaagaaaaggaagaagaagggaaagaaaaaaggaggacCTCAAGAAAACAAAGACCAACAAAAAGCTGGAACCGAGAAGCAAAACGAAAAGACCAGTAAGGATTCAGTCGTACAGAATAATGGGCTCACAGCAGAACAGGATACCAGTGGGTCCACTGCTAAACCTCAAGACAACCAAGAACCTGAGAAAGTAGAACATCTGGAACcctctgaaaatgtttgtacCAAAGAAAATCTGCAAGAACCGAACACAGATCCGGGTTCAGAAGGTCACAACCAAGAGAAAACTACAGAAGGAGCTGATGGTCTGGGATCAACCCAGGAGCCTCGTCTTGGAGTGGAGATGGTTGATGACACGCAGAACCAGGAATGTGAAGATCCAGAAAAGCCAAATGAAGGTTCTGCTGTTGAATCCCTCAAGGAATCTGAAATAACTGGTTCTGATCAAGAAGGGAATCTCGTCACATGTAAGAGCAAAGATGATCCTGATTTGAGTGAAGATATCCCTGCAAGAGAAAACGCCTCAGGTCTCCAACAGTCAACCACAGATCATGTTTCAGGAGATGAAGGGAAAACCGGAAACACTGAGATGTTGGAACAAAGTGATACTGTGGGATCTTCTGAAATATCTTGTCACATCAGAACAAGAGCAGAACTTTCTGAGGACGAACAGAACAAGGAAACATCTCCAACAGCCAAAGAAACTGCAGAACCCCCTGAAGGATTCCTCCAAGACAAACCACTGGAAGAATCTGATCCAGAGTCCAAGATGGTTGAAGGTGATGCTAGAGAAACAAATCTGCCCTCAAACAAAGGCATTGAAGGTCCAAACAAACACCTTCCATCATGTGACGATACTGGTACTACCCCAGCCTTCCAGGAACCCGACAATGATCACGTTTCAGGAAACCAGGAAGAGGAAACTTTGACATTCAAGATGCTAGAAGAAGCTGATGCTGTGGAATCACCTGAAACTCCAGATGAGGAGCTTGTTCAGGTTCTGCAGAACCAGGAAGAAACTTCAGGACCAGAGAAACATGAATCAGTGCTGCAAACCACAGAAACTTCTCAAGCTGAAACAATCAAGGGACCCAATGAGTCTGAAACGGCTGAAGATGTTAAAGAGATGGAGTCTGAAACTGGTTCTGATCGAGAAGCAAACCTCCTGACTTCTGGAAAGAGTGAAGATCCTGTAGAGTCATTTCCTCCAGACAGCTCTTCACCAGAAGACCAAAACGTCCGCACCAAGTCAGAATCAGTGGATGGAGACGAGAAGATGATCAACAACCCTGAAAGCATCGTTGAATTGGCTGGTGAAGAACATGATGGAGTTCCTGAGtccagaaccggttctgaaATTAATGAGGAAACATCTGCATCATCAGCAAACAATGACGCCAGAGATCCACCCGAAACCTCGTCAACCTCAAAGAGCCCCAAGCCCTCCATGACGGAACCAGAGGAGGCAGCTGAGCCAGACGATGGAGAACCATCGGAGACCTCTGAAGAAATCTGCCGAGACGATGAAGAGTTgaatggaggaagaggagaaccTGAAGATCCACCGTTACACATGAAAGATGAGGTGGAATTAGCAGATCTAACCAAAGCAGAAACTGGAGATACTGGTTCTCCTCCCaaagaggagcagaaggaaGCGACTGCTGAACGCCCAGAGCCTGAAGATTGTCCAAACACTGAGGAGGTAAAAACTTCTCAAGGTCTTCTGGCAGAGCAGGTGAAGGAGTCCATGGAGGAACCTGAGGGGGATGATTCACCTCCATACGTTCAGCTGGACAGGGACGAGGACGACggagaggaagatgaaggaCAGTCTTTTGATTTTGATGACTTGGATGTGGAAGCAGCTGTTGAATCTTCTCTGCCCAACAAACTGGAACAGGAAGATGTTGAGGAAGGAACTGAAGTCAACGGGAAGAGTCCAGAGCTTTGCCAAAGTAACGCGGAGACAAAGACAGAAGATGGTGAGGAGAAGGTGTCCGAGGATGACAACAGCAAGATTGATCAGCCTTCAACTCAAAACGACCTGCCGTGTGGAGACAACACACCTGAAAAGGTTGAAAATGTTCCAGAGAACATCGAGCAGAAAACGTCCTCAACAGTTGAGGACGGGTTAGATGCCACCGACGTGGCTTCAGATCCACAAAAGACTCCAGAACAAACCGATGGCGCCAAAGAGGCACCGCAGGTGGGGAAAgacccaaagaagaagaaaggcaaAGGAAAGAGTAAAGAGGACTGTAAGATGTCTTAG
- the LOC102224205 gene encoding leucine-rich repeat flightless-interacting protein 1-like isoform X14 has translation MGTQGTGRKRSTNKERSTAEDDALNLIAREAEARLAAKRAARAEAREIRMKELERQQKELSDDDERMSVGSRGSVRVEDRDFDKGPRAASALTAATFASVGGTSSRRGSGETALTVDADGSIREIKEIHELKDQIQDVETKYQQNLKEAKEALAEVEEKYRKAMVSNAQLDNEKNNLMYQVDTLKDSLMELEELLSESRRQYDDKLKEFERQKHNHSVLQFQFDELKETLKQSEELLNEIRQLRLKQDGYVREISDLQETVEWKDKKIGALERQKEYSDAIRLERDELREEAVKLKDILKKHGIVLGPDLNINGDAGPSEVDGSAGAEPRPAQETQPAAAEGNGVLGSTKELRACREEDVAPEQQEETLEDVKENHLSCDELAPEAQTCFPSEETHLHGQITADPIDRPDPKAKAVIVLSQDLQQIQTSGEMETSEVDSISHPGLTQTQSTGTEAAGGDLSGGQESKQEVVTTEPLGKQAVPVGLNSEPQQEPEEAENDEAEETASTSQAQVSTASGKKKKRKKKGKKKGGPQENKDQQKAGTEKQNEKTSKDSVVQNNGLTAEQDTSGSTAKPQDNQEPEKVEHLEPSENVCTKENLQEPNTDPGSEGHNQEKTTEGADGLGSTQEPRLGVEMVDDTQNQECEDPEKPNEGSAVESLKESEITGSDQEGNLVTCKSKDDPDLSEDIPARENASGLQQSTTDHVSGDEGKTGNTEMLEQSDTVGSSEISCHIRTRAELSEDEQNKETSPTAKETAEPPEGFLQDKPLEESDPESKMVEGDARETNLPSNKGIEGPNKHLPSCDDTGTTPAFQEPDNDHVSGNQEEETLTFKMLEEADAVESPETPDEELVQVLQNQEETSGPEKHESVLQTTETSQAETIKGPNESETAEDVKEMESETGSDREANLLTSGKSEDPVESFPPDSSSPEDQNVRTKSESVDGDEKMINNPESIVELAGEEHDGVPESRTGSEINEETSASSANNDARDPPETSSTSKSPKPSMTEPEEAAEPDDGEPSETSEEICRDDEELNGGRGEPEDPPLHMKDEVELADLTKAETGDTGSPPKEEQKEATAERPEPEDCPNTEEVKTSQGLLAEQVKESMEEPEGDDSPPYVQLDRDEDDGEEDEGQSFDFDDLDVEAAVESSLPNKLEQEDVEEGTEVNGKSPELCQSNAETKTEDGEEKVSEDDNSKIDQPSTQNDLPCGDNTPEKVENVPENIEQKTSSTVEDGLDATDVASDPQKTPEQTDGAKEAPQVGKDPKKKKGKGKSKEDCKMS, from the exons GTGGAGGACAGAGACTTTGACAAG GGACCTCGAGCCGCTTCGGCCCTCACGGCGGCGACCTTCGCCTCGGTGGGCGGGACTTCCTCCCGGCGAGGCAGCGGGGAGACGGCGCTGACGGTGGACGCCGACGGCTCCATCCGGGAAATCAAG GAGATCCATGAGCTGAAAGATCAGATCCAGGATGTGGAAACAAAGTACCAGCAGAACCTGAAGGAAGCGAAG GAGGCGCTGGCGGAGGTGGAGGAGAAGTACCGTAAGGCCATGGTGTCCAACGCCCAGCTGGACAACGAGAAGAACAACCTGATGTACCAGGTGGACACGCTCAAAGACTCGCTgatggagctggaggagctgctgtccGAGTCGCGCCGCCAATACGACGACAAGCTGAAG GAGTTTGAGCGGCAGAAACACAACCACAGCGTTCTGCAGTTCCAGTTCGACGAGCTGAAGGAGACATTGAAGCAAAGCGAAGAGCTGCTGAAC GAAATCCGCCAGCTGCGGCTGAAGCAGGACGGTTACGTTAGAGAAATATCCGACCTCCAGGAGACGGTGGAGTGGAAGGATAAAAAGATCGGG GCGCTGGAGCGGCAGAAAGAATACTCGGACGCCATCCGCTTGGAGCGGGATGAGCTCAGGGAGGAGGCGGTGAAGCTGAAGGATATTCTGAAG AAACACGGGATAGTGCTGGGACCGGACCTGAACATCAACGGAGACGCCGGGCCGTCGGAGGTGGACGGGTCAGCTGGAGCGGAGCCGCGGCCGGCCCAGGAGACCCAGCCGGCTGCCGCTGAAGGAAACGGCGTCCTCG GCAGCACAAAGGAGTTGAGGGCTTGCAGAGAGGAAGACGTGGCTCCAGAGCAGCAAGAAGAAACACTGGAGGACGTCAAAGAGAATCACTTGAGCTGCGATGAACTGGCTCCAGAAGCCCAGACCTGCTTTCCCTCTGAGGAAACTCACCTCCACGGTCAAATAACTGCAGATCCGATTGATCGTCCAGATCCTAAAGCAAAAGCCGTAATCGTTCTCAGCCAAGATCTTCAGCAGATTCAGACATCTGGAGAAATGGAAACATCTGAGGTTGATTCCATCAGTCATCCAGGTTTAACCCAAACCCAAAGTACCGGCACTGAAGCAGCTGGCGGTGACCTTTCAGGAGGTCAAGAAagtaaacaggaagttgttACGACAGAACCTTTAGGGAAACAAGCTGTTCCAGTTGGACTGAACTCAGAACCTCAACAAGAGCCTGAGGAGGCAGAAAACGACGAGGCTGAGGAAACGGCGAGTACGTCCCAGGCTCAGGTCTCCACCGCGtcagggaagaagaagaaaaggaagaagaagggaaagaaaaaaggaggacCTCAAGAAAACAAAGACCAACAAAAAGCTGGAACCGAGAAGCAAAACGAAAAGACCAGTAAGGATTCAGTCGTACAGAATAATGGGCTCACAGCAGAACAGGATACCAGTGGGTCCACTGCTAAACCTCAAGACAACCAAGAACCTGAGAAAGTAGAACATCTGGAACcctctgaaaatgtttgtacCAAAGAAAATCTGCAAGAACCGAACACAGATCCGGGTTCAGAAGGTCACAACCAAGAGAAAACTACAGAAGGAGCTGATGGTCTGGGATCAACCCAGGAGCCTCGTCTTGGAGTGGAGATGGTTGATGACACGCAGAACCAGGAATGTGAAGATCCAGAAAAGCCAAATGAAGGTTCTGCTGTTGAATCCCTCAAGGAATCTGAAATAACTGGTTCTGATCAAGAAGGGAATCTCGTCACATGTAAGAGCAAAGATGATCCTGATTTGAGTGAAGATATCCCTGCAAGAGAAAACGCCTCAGGTCTCCAACAGTCAACCACAGATCATGTTTCAGGAGATGAAGGGAAAACCGGAAACACTGAGATGTTGGAACAAAGTGATACTGTGGGATCTTCTGAAATATCTTGTCACATCAGAACAAGAGCAGAACTTTCTGAGGACGAACAGAACAAGGAAACATCTCCAACAGCCAAAGAAACTGCAGAACCCCCTGAAGGATTCCTCCAAGACAAACCACTGGAAGAATCTGATCCAGAGTCCAAGATGGTTGAAGGTGATGCTAGAGAAACAAATCTGCCCTCAAACAAAGGCATTGAAGGTCCAAACAAACACCTTCCATCATGTGACGATACTGGTACTACCCCAGCCTTCCAGGAACCCGACAATGATCACGTTTCAGGAAACCAGGAAGAGGAAACTTTGACATTCAAGATGCTAGAAGAAGCTGATGCTGTGGAATCACCTGAAACTCCAGATGAGGAGCTTGTTCAGGTTCTGCAGAACCAGGAAGAAACTTCAGGACCAGAGAAACATGAATCAGTGCTGCAAACCACAGAAACTTCTCAAGCTGAAACAATCAAGGGACCCAATGAGTCTGAAACGGCTGAAGATGTTAAAGAGATGGAGTCTGAAACTGGTTCTGATCGAGAAGCAAACCTCCTGACTTCTGGAAAGAGTGAAGATCCTGTAGAGTCATTTCCTCCAGACAGCTCTTCACCAGAAGACCAAAACGTCCGCACCAAGTCAGAATCAGTGGATGGAGACGAGAAGATGATCAACAACCCTGAAAGCATCGTTGAATTGGCTGGTGAAGAACATGATGGAGTTCCTGAGtccagaaccggttctgaaATTAATGAGGAAACATCTGCATCATCAGCAAACAATGACGCCAGAGATCCACCCGAAACCTCGTCAACCTCAAAGAGCCCCAAGCCCTCCATGACGGAACCAGAGGAGGCAGCTGAGCCAGACGATGGAGAACCATCGGAGACCTCTGAAGAAATCTGCCGAGACGATGAAGAGTTgaatggaggaagaggagaaccTGAAGATCCACCGTTACACATGAAAGATGAGGTGGAATTAGCAGATCTAACCAAAGCAGAAACTGGAGATACTGGTTCTCCTCCCaaagaggagcagaaggaaGCGACTGCTGAACGCCCAGAGCCTGAAGATTGTCCAAACACTGAGGAGGTAAAAACTTCTCAAGGTCTTCTGGCAGAGCAGGTGAAGGAGTCCATGGAGGAACCTGAGGGGGATGATTCACCTCCATACGTTCAGCTGGACAGGGACGAGGACGACggagaggaagatgaaggaCAGTCTTTTGATTTTGATGACTTGGATGTGGAAGCAGCTGTTGAATCTTCTCTGCCCAACAAACTGGAACAGGAAGATGTTGAGGAAGGAACTGAAGTCAACGGGAAGAGTCCAGAGCTTTGCCAAAGTAACGCGGAGACAAAGACAGAAGATGGTGAGGAGAAGGTGTCCGAGGATGACAACAGCAAGATTGATCAGCCTTCAACTCAAAACGACCTGCCGTGTGGAGACAACACACCTGAAAAGGTTGAAAATGTTCCAGAGAACATCGAGCAGAAAACGTCCTCAACAGTTGAGGACGGGTTAGATGCCACCGACGTGGCTTCAGATCCACAAAAGACTCCAGAACAAACCGATGGCGCCAAAGAGGCACCGCAGGTGGGGAAAgacccaaagaagaagaaaggcaaAGGAAAGAGTAAAGAGGACTGTAAGATGTCTTAG
- the LOC102224205 gene encoding leucine-rich repeat flightless-interacting protein 1-like isoform X17, which translates to MVSNAQLDNEKNNLMYQVDTLKDSLMELEELLSESRRQYDDKLKEFERQKHNHSVLQFQFDELKETLKQSEELLNEIRQLRLKQDGYVREISDLQETVEWKDKKIGALERQKEYSDAIRLERDELREEAVKLKDILKKHGIVLGPDLNINGDAGPSEVDGSAGAEPRPAQETQPAAAEGNGVLGSTKELRACREEDVAPEQQEETLEDVKENHLSCDELAPEAQTCFPSEETHLHGQITADPIDRPDPKAKAVIVLSQDLQQIQTSGEMETSEVDSISHPGLTQTQSTGTEAAGGDLSGGQESKQEVVTTEPLGKQAVPVGLNSEPQQEPEEAENDEAEETASTSQAQVSTASGKKKKRKKKGKKKGGPQENKDQQKAGTEKQNEKTSKDSVVQNNGLTAEQDTSGSTAKPQDNQEPEKVEHLEPSENVCTKENLQEPNTDPGSEGHNQEKTTEGADGLGSTQEPRLGVEMVDDTQNQECEDPEKPNEGSAVESLKESEITGSDQEGNLVTCKSKDDPDLSEDIPARENASGLQQSTTDHVSGDEGKTGNTEMLEQSDTVGSSEISCHIRTRAELSEDEQNKETSPTAKETAEPPEGFLQDKPLEESDPESKMVEGDARETNLPSNKGIEGPNKHLPSCDDTGTTPAFQEPDNDHVSGNQEEETLTFKMLEEADAVESPETPDEELVQVLQNQEETSGPEKHESVLQTTETSQAETIKGPNESETAEDVKEMESETGSDREANLLTSGKSEDPVESFPPDSSSPEDQNVRTKSESVDGDEKMINNPESIVELAGEEHDGVPESRTGSEINEETSASSANNDARDPPETSSTSKSPKPSMTEPEEAAEPDDGEPSETSEEICRDDEELNGGRGEPEDPPLHMKDEVELADLTKAETGDTGSPPKEEQKEATAERPEPEDCPNTEEVKTSQGLLAEQVKESMEEPEGDDSPPYVQLDRDEDDGEEDEGQSFDFDDLDVEAAVESSLPNKLEQEDVEEGTEVNGKSPELCQSNAETKTEDGEEKVSEDDNSKIDQPSTQNDLPCGDNTPEKVENVPENIEQKTSSTVEDGLDATDVASDPQKTPEQTDGAKEAPQVGKDPKKKKGKGKSKEDCKMS; encoded by the exons ATGGTGTCCAACGCCCAGCTGGACAACGAGAAGAACAACCTGATGTACCAGGTGGACACGCTCAAAGACTCGCTgatggagctggaggagctgctgtccGAGTCGCGCCGCCAATACGACGACAAGCTGAAG GAGTTTGAGCGGCAGAAACACAACCACAGCGTTCTGCAGTTCCAGTTCGACGAGCTGAAGGAGACATTGAAGCAAAGCGAAGAGCTGCTGAAC GAAATCCGCCAGCTGCGGCTGAAGCAGGACGGTTACGTTAGAGAAATATCCGACCTCCAGGAGACGGTGGAGTGGAAGGATAAAAAGATCGGG GCGCTGGAGCGGCAGAAAGAATACTCGGACGCCATCCGCTTGGAGCGGGATGAGCTCAGGGAGGAGGCGGTGAAGCTGAAGGATATTCTGAAG AAACACGGGATAGTGCTGGGACCGGACCTGAACATCAACGGAGACGCCGGGCCGTCGGAGGTGGACGGGTCAGCTGGAGCGGAGCCGCGGCCGGCCCAGGAGACCCAGCCGGCTGCCGCTGAAGGAAACGGCGTCCTCG GCAGCACAAAGGAGTTGAGGGCTTGCAGAGAGGAAGACGTGGCTCCAGAGCAGCAAGAAGAAACACTGGAGGACGTCAAAGAGAATCACTTGAGCTGCGATGAACTGGCTCCAGAAGCCCAGACCTGCTTTCCCTCTGAGGAAACTCACCTCCACGGTCAAATAACTGCAGATCCGATTGATCGTCCAGATCCTAAAGCAAAAGCCGTAATCGTTCTCAGCCAAGATCTTCAGCAGATTCAGACATCTGGAGAAATGGAAACATCTGAGGTTGATTCCATCAGTCATCCAGGTTTAACCCAAACCCAAAGTACCGGCACTGAAGCAGCTGGCGGTGACCTTTCAGGAGGTCAAGAAagtaaacaggaagttgttACGACAGAACCTTTAGGGAAACAAGCTGTTCCAGTTGGACTGAACTCAGAACCTCAACAAGAGCCTGAGGAGGCAGAAAACGACGAGGCTGAGGAAACGGCGAGTACGTCCCAGGCTCAGGTCTCCACCGCGtcagggaagaagaagaaaaggaagaagaagggaaagaaaaaaggaggacCTCAAGAAAACAAAGACCAACAAAAAGCTGGAACCGAGAAGCAAAACGAAAAGACCAGTAAGGATTCAGTCGTACAGAATAATGGGCTCACAGCAGAACAGGATACCAGTGGGTCCACTGCTAAACCTCAAGACAACCAAGAACCTGAGAAAGTAGAACATCTGGAACcctctgaaaatgtttgtacCAAAGAAAATCTGCAAGAACCGAACACAGATCCGGGTTCAGAAGGTCACAACCAAGAGAAAACTACAGAAGGAGCTGATGGTCTGGGATCAACCCAGGAGCCTCGTCTTGGAGTGGAGATGGTTGATGACACGCAGAACCAGGAATGTGAAGATCCAGAAAAGCCAAATGAAGGTTCTGCTGTTGAATCCCTCAAGGAATCTGAAATAACTGGTTCTGATCAAGAAGGGAATCTCGTCACATGTAAGAGCAAAGATGATCCTGATTTGAGTGAAGATATCCCTGCAAGAGAAAACGCCTCAGGTCTCCAACAGTCAACCACAGATCATGTTTCAGGAGATGAAGGGAAAACCGGAAACACTGAGATGTTGGAACAAAGTGATACTGTGGGATCTTCTGAAATATCTTGTCACATCAGAACAAGAGCAGAACTTTCTGAGGACGAACAGAACAAGGAAACATCTCCAACAGCCAAAGAAACTGCAGAACCCCCTGAAGGATTCCTCCAAGACAAACCACTGGAAGAATCTGATCCAGAGTCCAAGATGGTTGAAGGTGATGCTAGAGAAACAAATCTGCCCTCAAACAAAGGCATTGAAGGTCCAAACAAACACCTTCCATCATGTGACGATACTGGTACTACCCCAGCCTTCCAGGAACCCGACAATGATCACGTTTCAGGAAACCAGGAAGAGGAAACTTTGACATTCAAGATGCTAGAAGAAGCTGATGCTGTGGAATCACCTGAAACTCCAGATGAGGAGCTTGTTCAGGTTCTGCAGAACCAGGAAGAAACTTCAGGACCAGAGAAACATGAATCAGTGCTGCAAACCACAGAAACTTCTCAAGCTGAAACAATCAAGGGACCCAATGAGTCTGAAACGGCTGAAGATGTTAAAGAGATGGAGTCTGAAACTGGTTCTGATCGAGAAGCAAACCTCCTGACTTCTGGAAAGAGTGAAGATCCTGTAGAGTCATTTCCTCCAGACAGCTCTTCACCAGAAGACCAAAACGTCCGCACCAAGTCAGAATCAGTGGATGGAGACGAGAAGATGATCAACAACCCTGAAAGCATCGTTGAATTGGCTGGTGAAGAACATGATGGAGTTCCTGAGtccagaaccggttctgaaATTAATGAGGAAACATCTGCATCATCAGCAAACAATGACGCCAGAGATCCACCCGAAACCTCGTCAACCTCAAAGAGCCCCAAGCCCTCCATGACGGAACCAGAGGAGGCAGCTGAGCCAGACGATGGAGAACCATCGGAGACCTCTGAAGAAATCTGCCGAGACGATGAAGAGTTgaatggaggaagaggagaaccTGAAGATCCACCGTTACACATGAAAGATGAGGTGGAATTAGCAGATCTAACCAAAGCAGAAACTGGAGATACTGGTTCTCCTCCCaaagaggagcagaaggaaGCGACTGCTGAACGCCCAGAGCCTGAAGATTGTCCAAACACTGAGGAGGTAAAAACTTCTCAAGGTCTTCTGGCAGAGCAGGTGAAGGAGTCCATGGAGGAACCTGAGGGGGATGATTCACCTCCATACGTTCAGCTGGACAGGGACGAGGACGACggagaggaagatgaaggaCAGTCTTTTGATTTTGATGACTTGGATGTGGAAGCAGCTGTTGAATCTTCTCTGCCCAACAAACTGGAACAGGAAGATGTTGAGGAAGGAACTGAAGTCAACGGGAAGAGTCCAGAGCTTTGCCAAAGTAACGCGGAGACAAAGACAGAAGATGGTGAGGAGAAGGTGTCCGAGGATGACAACAGCAAGATTGATCAGCCTTCAACTCAAAACGACCTGCCGTGTGGAGACAACACACCTGAAAAGGTTGAAAATGTTCCAGAGAACATCGAGCAGAAAACGTCCTCAACAGTTGAGGACGGGTTAGATGCCACCGACGTGGCTTCAGATCCACAAAAGACTCCAGAACAAACCGATGGCGCCAAAGAGGCACCGCAGGTGGGGAAAgacccaaagaagaagaaaggcaaAGGAAAGAGTAAAGAGGACTGTAAGATGTCTTAG